In Methanocorpusculum sp., a genomic segment contains:
- a CDS encoding zinc ribbon domain-containing protein — MGAFIDSLKTSAKVGADEVKKSMRINQLQSEISQLEKKQNDIYASIGRMAVESDGLYKFGDVGTELAGLQDEAATKRAELNELKPPAEGSADGGDGFCKNCGTKYTAGTKFCSSCGAKLT; from the coding sequence ATGGGTGCATTTATCGATAGCCTGAAAACCAGTGCCAAAGTCGGCGCTGATGAAGTAAAGAAGTCAATGAGAATCAACCAGCTTCAGTCGGAAATCAGCCAGCTGGAGAAGAAGCAGAACGATATCTATGCCAGTATCGGCAGGATGGCAGTCGAGTCTGATGGTTTATATAAGTTTGGGGATGTTGGAACGGAACTCGCCGGACTGCAGGATGAAGCTGCTACAAAGAGAGCTGAGCTCAATGAGCTGAAACCCCCTGCAGAAGGATCAGCAGACGGCGGGGATGGTTTTTGCAAAAACTGCGGTACAAAGTACACGGCAGGAACCAAGTTCTGCAGCTCCTGCGGTGCGAAACTCACCTGA